CTTTTAGTCGTCAGGAAAAGGACACCCGCGGCCAGACCGCCGGCAATTTGAATCTGCTCCTGCAACCGAACGTGGAACTGTTCCAAAGTTCAAACAAGGGCAAGATCAATTGGTCCCTCCAGTTGGAGCGAAAACTATTCACGGTAAAGTTTGACGAGGCCAAAATGCAGCAGGCTTTCGTCAAGATTCTGGAGAACGCCGTTCAAGCTCTTGGCCCGGCCAATGGACGGATCAGCATCCAAACGCGCAACCTGGAACTCCGGCAGCCAACTCAGGACCGGAACGTGCACCTCGCCGCGGGCAATTACGTTTGCGTGGAGATCGCCGACAATGGTTGCGGCATAGAGCCGGAAGTGTTGCCGCGAATTTTCGAACCGTTCTTCACCACCAAACCGGGGGGCACTCATCGCGGTCTGGGTCTGGCTTGGGTTTACGGCATCGTCACCAACCACGGCGGCGGCGTGGCGGTGTCCAGTCACCCCGGCACGGGCACCTCGGTGCGCGTTTATTTGCCGGCCGAGAAAAAAGTCGTCAAAGACAACGGCGTCTCCACCGCCGACCTGCACGGAACTCAAACCATCCTGATGGTGGATGACGAGGATTTGTTGTTGACGATGGGCCAGACGATCCTGTCGGCATTTGGCTACCGGGTGTTGACGGCCAACAGTGGGGCGAAGGCGCTCGAAATCTTGTCGCAGAATGAAACCCATATTGATTTGATTATCACGGACCTGGTCATGCCGAACATGAGCGGGCGGGATCTGATTGAGCATGTCCGCCAGCTCGCGCCCGAGCTGCGCATCATCCGCTCCAGCGGTTATGTTTGGCCGATGGGCAAGGAGGACGACGCCGACTACCTGCAAAAACCCTTTACCAGCCAGGAGTTGTTATTAAAAGTCAAGCAAGTGTTGACGCCCCAGGAAACAACATAAGTTGACTGAATTACCGGGATGGGGTTTCAATCAGCTTATGCAAATTGAGAGTCTCAAAGTCTTTTGTGACCTGGCCGAAACCGAAAGTTTCACGAAGGCCGCCCAGATCAACGACATCACCCAGTCCGCCGTCAGTCAACAGATCAGTTCGCTGGAACGGCAATTCAAATCGCTGCTCATCGAACGGAGCAAGAAGAAATTCCGCCTGACGCGGGAAGGCCACGTGCTCTACGAATTCAGCAAGCAGATCATTCAGACTTACGATTCGTTGCACAGCCGGCTGCAGGAAATCAAAGACATCATCTCGGGCACCATTCGCGTGGCCACCATTTACAGCATCGGGTTGCACGACCTGCCGCCCTACATCAAGCGATTTCTCAAGCGCTATCCCACCGTCAACGTGCACGTTGAATATCGCCGCGCCAACCAGGTGTATGAGGACGTGCTGGGCAACGTGGTGGATTTGGGGCTGGTCGCCTATCCCGCGCGGGAAATCAAACTGGAAACGGTGGCCCTGCGGAAAGACCCGCTGGTGTTGATCTGCCATCCGCAACATGCCTTCGCCAAAGCCAAAACGATCAAACTGAAGGCCATTGCCGGTCAAAAATTTATCGGCTTCGAACCCGACATTCCCACCCGCAAAGCCCTCGATAAAATTTTGAAAGACCACGAAGTCCAGGTCGATCACGTGATGGAGTTCGACAATATCGAAACGGTAAAGCGCGCCGTGGAGATCGATGCGGGCATCTCCATCGTTCCGCAAGGCACGATCTTGCAGGAAGTCTCCAAACAAACTCTCGCCCAGGTGCAATTCGAGGACGCGGAGTTCTATCGGCCGTTGGCGGCCATCTACAAGAAGAACAAGGTGCTTTCGCCGGCCATGAAACAATTTCTGGCGATCTTGAAAGAGGCGTGATGGAAGGACTGGCCCGGATTTTCCGGCAAACGTTTGGTGCTCCAGAAAAGCAACGCGGTCTCGAACGGCTGCTCCGATGAAAACGGCAAGCGCTTCAAACTGACATGCGGGGCGGCCCGCAGCTACTTTAGATTCGTCGGGTTCAACGGCTTCAAATCGCGCGGCACGAACATGCCATTCTTGCGAATCACTTCGCCGTCGAACCACACCTCGCCGCCGCCCCAATCGGGTCGCTGAATCAACACCATGTCCCAGTGGACGGCGGAGCGATTGCCGTTGTCGCATTCCTCGTACGCCTGACCCGGCGTGAAGTGCAGCGAGCCGGCGATTTTTTCATCGAACAAAATGTCGCACATCGGGTTCAGGATGTAAGGATTGAATCCAAGCGAAAACTCACCGACGTAGCGCGCGCCCGCGTCGGTATCCAGAATCTCGTTCAACCGTTTCGTGTGGTTGCCCGTGGCCTTGATGATTTTCCCCTCCTTGAATTCCAGTCGCACATTTTCGAATTTCGTGCCCGAATAAATCGTCGGCGCGTTGAAGTGAATCACGCCGTTGACGGAATTCTTCACCGGACAGGAGAAAACTTCGCCGTCGGGAATGTTGCGGTCGCCCTTGCACATCTTCGCGCCGATGCCTTTGATGCTGAAGGTGAGGTCCGTGCCGGGACTTTTCAATCGAACGCGGTCCGCCCTTTTCATCCGCCGTTCCAGCGGCACCATCGCCCGCGCCATCTTGCGATAATTCATGGTGCAGACATCGAAGTACAGGTTTTCAAAAGCCTCCGTGCTCATGCCGGCGCCCTGTGCCATGCTCGGTGTCGGCCAGCGCAACACGCACCACCGGGTTTTGTTCACGCGATAGTTCAACACCGGCCGCAGGATTTTGGAATAGAGCGCCATGCGATCGCCCGGCACATCGGCATTTTCACTGGCGTTGGCGCTGCCACGGATGGCGATGTATGCCTGTACCTTCTTCATGCGAAACAACTCCACGTCGCGCACCAGCGCCGCGTGCCTGGCGTTCGTGTCGTGTTGGATTTCCCGGGTGATTCGCGTGTGGCGGATTTCGATGAGCGGCGTGGCGCCAGCGGCCCGCGCGGCGCGCATCAACTCGATGGAAAACTCATCCGGCACGTCGATCATGTCCAGCAGCACGCGGTCGCCCTTCGTCAACGCCGTGGAGTAGTTCACCAACAGTTTCGCCAATTTTGAATAACGTGGATCGGTCATATATTTTGCCGAGGCTAGAATGAATTGAGTGAAGAATCAAACCGGCCGTGATACTTGCTTGCGTTGGGCTGATGCATACGAACTTTTTCGAGCCTGGTTTCCCGCCAAAATACTGTCCTTCCATTCGCTAAATTCCTCGGCAGTGCTGAAGTGAAAAATCCATTTGGGAAAACGGATTTCACCGGATTTCATCCGCCGCCGTAATTTGCGCAGCCCGGTCAATTCCCGCCTGGAGGCCAGCTTGAACAAAAGCTCGTGCCGTGACTTTGGCGCTTTCTCGACTTCGATCAATGGTGTGTTTCACGGCGGCTCAAGCTTAGGCTGGTGCGCGGGACAAAGCAAGCGGTCGCATTCCTTCAAGCTGTTCGGGTTTCCAACGCGACGGCGCTTTCGCTCCGGCTGCCATGCTGGAGGCGCATGGGGGTGCCGTCCCCGTAGCGCCAACTTCCAAGCCGGATGTGTCGCGGATTTCCAAATCCGCGACCCTTGAAAGGCTCCACGAGCGCCAAGGTCTCCATGCGTCGCGGCGGCAGAGAGAGATGGGATTCGCGATCCCCAAGACTGGATGGGATTTTCTTGGACGGCGACCGGCCAGTTGTGGCAGCATGAGGGACATTGAACCACGAGACTCTGACAAGAGCGCACTTTTGAGTGCTGGCATCCTTACCTGAATCAACTTCGTGACCATGAAAATAACCCGCAAAGATTTTCTCCTTCGCTCAGGCGCGGCGGCGTTGCCGCTCTCGCTGGCCGGCGCGGGTGCCGCCCTGGCGGCCGAGCCGACTCAGCCCTCGCCCACGCAGTCCGGCCAACCGCATTTCAACGTCCGACAATTCGGCGCCATTGGCGATGGGAAAGCAAAGGACACCAACGCCATTCAATCGGCCATTGATGCTGCCGGAAAAAACGGCGGAGTCGTTTATCTGCCGCCGGGAAAATACTTGTCGGGAACGGTGCGCCTCAAGAGTCATGTCTCCGTTTTCATCGACGCGGGCGCAACTCTGATCTCCAGCCCCGACAAGGATGATTTCGATCCTTACGAGAAACTGGACTTCAAGTCCTTTTCCGACGATGAGACGACCGACTTCCACTACGCGTTGTTGCGCGGTCAGGATGTCGAGCATGTCGGCGTCTTCGGGCCGGGCACCATCGAAGGCAACCGGACCAAGCGTGGCGGCCCGAAACCGATCGCTCTCAAAAACTGCCGGCACATTGCTGTTCGCGACATCACGTTGCAAAACTCGCCCAATTACAACATCAGCCTGCTCGGCTGCGACCACGTCAACATCGAGGGCGTCACGATTCTCAACGGCTACTGCGACGGCATCGACCCCGACTGTTGTCATCACGTCCGCATCGCCAATTGTTACGTCGAATCGTGGGACGACGCGATCGTGCCCAAAGCCAGCTTCGCGCTCGGATACCGTCGCTCCACCGAGAACGTGGCCGTGACCAACTGCGTCCTCACCACCGCCTGCAACGCGTTCAAGCTCGGCACGGAATCGAGCGGCGATTTCAAAAACATCAGCGTCGGCAATTGCACGATGTATGGCCGGCCCGATTTGTGGAAGCGCAATCCAACTTCCGGCGTGTCCATTGAGATGGTGGATGGGGCGAGCATTGACCGCGTCGTCGTTTCCAACATTGCCATGGCCGACATCCGCGCGCCGATCTTCATCCGCCAGGGCGCCCGTGGTCGCGCGCAAAAAGTTCCCAAGCCGGAGGTTCTGCAAAATGTTTCCATCTCAGACGTCGTGGCAACCGGCGCGCAACTCACTTCCTCCATCAGTGGCATTCCCGGCTATCCGGTTCACAAGATCACGCTCAAGAACATCCACATCTCGGCGCGCGGCAGCGCGGCTGCGGATTTGGCAGACCGCGTAGTGCCGGAACAGGAGAATGGCTACCCGGATGCGGGGCGTTTCGGAGAATTGCCCGCTTACGGTTTGTATTGCCGTCACGTAGAAACCCTGATGCTCGACAATATCAGCCTTCATCTCGAACAAACCGATGGCCGACCGGCGCTGATTGCTGAGGACGTTGCCGAACTTGATCTTCGTTCCATCACTGCCGACCCGCCTTCGAGTACGCAGCCCGCGCTGTGGTTGCGCGATGTTCGCAGCGCTTTCCTGCAAGGATCGCGCGCGCGCGCCGGCACCAGGACATTTGTCAAATTGAGCGGTGAGAAAACCGCGCGGATTCGGGCGATCGGCAATGACTTCGGCGAGGCGGAAAAGGAATTCCTACTGGCGAAGGAGGTTTCCGAAAAGGAATTCCGGCAGGAGGGGAACCTGTCCGCCGGGCGATGAGAATAAACTTTCAATAATCCACCCACCTCAAATTCGTGGTATGCCAAAACTCTTGCCGCTCTTAACCCGAACGATCTTTTTGATGGGGTTGACGACCGCGGTTGGGAAGGACCTGCCCGCCTTTCCAGGCGCCGAAGGTTTCGGCGCAAACACACCGGGCGGACGCGGTGGAAAAGCTCTGTTCGTTTCGAATCTCAATGACGCCGGTCTCGGCAGCTTGCGCGCCGCCTGTGAAACCAAAGGCCCGCGCACCATCGTCTTCCGCGTTGGCGGCATCATCGACCTCAAATCGACAATCAAGGTGACCGAACCGTTTCTGACTCTTACAGGTCAGACTGCGCCCGGTGACGGTGTTTGCCTGCGCGGGCACAGCCTGATTGTCGCCACTCACGACGTGGTCATCCGCTATCTGCGCAGTCGGCCGGGCGACATCAGCGGCAAGGAAACCGACGCGCTGGGCGCCACGCACGGCGCGGCCAATGTCATCTTCGATCATTGCTCGGCGAGTTGGGCCGTGGATGAAAATCTTTCCATGAACGGCACGAACCACAACGTGACGTTGCAATGGAGCATCGTCAGTGAGGCGCTCTATCACAGCGTTCACCACAAGGGCGCGCACAGCATGGGCTCGTTGATGAGCGGTTTCGCCGGCGTTTCCCTGCATCACAATATTTACGCGCACAACAATTCCCGGAACACGCGACTGGGCGGTCGGGACACCAACTTTCCGCCCACCATCGACTTTCGCAACAATGTCCTCTACGACTGGGGCGAAATCTGCACCGGCATGGTCGGCGACACCATCAACGTCAACTACGCGGCCAACTACATCAAGGCCGGGCCGAGCAGCAAAGTGTCCAAACCCATCCTCATCGTTCACACGAATGCTAACGCGCAGTTTTTCCTGAGCGACAACGTGGTGGTGGGGCGGCCCAACTTCACCAGGGACAACCGCACCATGTTCAGCCGCACGGAACTGGATGGCCGCCGGCTCATCACCGTCGTTTCAAAACCGTTCGATGCGCCGCCCATCAAAATGTCATCGGCGGAAAAAGTGTATGAAACGATTTTGGCGAATGCCGGTGCCATCTTGCCGAAGCGGGATGCTGTCGATAGCCGCGTGGTGGAAGAAATCCGACGCGGCACCGGCCACATCATCGACTCGCAATGGGAAGTCGGCGGCTGGCCCGAATACAAGTCCGCGCGTCCGCCGCTCGATACCGACCGCGACGGAATGCCGGATGAATGGGAGAAACGCCACGGCCTCAATCCGAACGATCCGCGCGACGCCAACGATGACGCCAATGGCGATGGCTACACAAACCTCGAAGAGTTTATGAATGGCACTGATCCTCGTTCCAGCAGAGCGCTGAAGTAGGATGTGCCAAGAGCGCGGCGGCGATCAAGTATCGTCGCGGCGGTTGGATTCAAGTTCGGAGCGGCCGAGCCAGTAACACGCGAGCGGCGCGGGGATTTTCAAAAGGCGGCACTGTGCGCCGTCACGGACCACCTCAATCGTCTGGAAATCGGTGAGCTCGCGGGTAATGACGTAGCCGCGTTCCACTTTCTTGTTCGCGCAAAATTCCACCATGCCCTTCAACTCGCCCAAACCGGTGTGCTGCGGAGAACGATACTTTACCTCGAAGGGAACGAGCCGCCCATCGAGGTCGGCGATGAAATCCACCTCGCGGTCCTGTTTCCCGCGCCAATAGGAGAAGCCCACGCTGCGGGCGTAGTAACGGGTAAAGACGTGTTTGAAAAAGGCGGTTTCCACGGCGCGCCCCAAGCCGTCGGCATCTTCCAACAGCGCCTTGCCTTTGAGCAGCACACTTGGGCCAATGGCGGCGTCGGCAAGGTAAATTTTGGCCCGGGCGCGGAGCACTTGTTTGCCGTAACCGAACGGGAGCAGGCGGTGGATGAGATGCGTGGTTTCCAGCAGATCAATGAAGCTGCCGACGGTGGGCCGCTTGAGTTGAAGGCTGCTGCATAATTCGGGCAGGCTCAACAGGCCGCCGTCGTGCAGGCACAGGTAAAGAAAAACTTGTTCGAGCTCAAGAATGCGACGCACGCCGAAGAGCGCGGTCATGTCGCGCTTGAGCACCTTGTCCACGATGTCTTCGCGCAGAAGTTTTTGCGCGAGCGGAATGCTTTCCACGAGCGCGCTTTGCGGGAAACCTCCCCGCAGCAGGTATTCGTGGAACACCCCCACCAGCGGACGGGCCTCCTCACCGGTCCGGGTGAATCGGGCTTTGTCCCACTCGAATAGTTCCAGCAGCGAGCCAACGGCGGGCAGCACCGGGGTCACGAGTTTGCGGATTTGCAAGTATTCATAAAAGGAAAGGGTGGCGAGGCGGATGGTTTGCCAGCGACCAACCCCTGATTCCTGACCCTCGGTAACCAGTGGTGTGGCCGAACCGGTCACGGCGATGCGACGACGCTTCTCGAAATCCACCTGGTGTTTGATCCAAGTCTGCCAATCCTTTGCGACTTGGATTTCGTCGAGGAATAAATACTCTGGTCCTTCGCGAGCTGGCTCGAACTCGCGCCAGAGGCGGATGAGTGCATCCAACCCGATAAGCTTGAGCAGCGGATGATCGAAGGTGGCGTAAAGGATGTTGGTGGGAGGCGTGCCGCGCGCAAGCATTTCGTCTATGGCTTGGAGAAAAAGCGTCGTCTTGCCGACTTGCCGCGCACCGCTCAATAAGAGCGCGCGACCCGCCGGCGGATTGTTCACCCAACCGGTAATCTCACGGAATGCGGCCCGCTTCCATGTCGGCAAATCTGGAAAACGTGCGCCGGCCCACCAAGGATTGTATTGGCGAAGAACCGCGAATAGTTCGGCTTTGGAAGCAATCACGCACAGATTCAGCCAATTTATGAGATGCAGTGCAAGTGTATATTAATTAAATATGAGATTTTGTACATTATGCACGTTTTTTAGGTCGCTCCTGTCTGGTTAACGCAGGGAGCAAGAACTCGACAATGTTCGATGCGCCACCCATCAAAATCTCATCGGCGGAGAAAGTGTATGAAGCGATTTTGACGAGCGCCGGTGCCACCTTGCCAAAGCGGGATGCCGTCGATAGCCGCGTGGTGGAGGAAATTCGCCGCGGCAGCGGACACATCATCGACTCACAATGGGAAGTGGGCGGCTGGCCTGAATACAAGTCGGCCCGACCGCCGGTCGATACCGACCGCGACGGAATGCCGAATAAATGGGAGAAACGCCACGGTCTGAATCCGGACGATCCACGCGACGCAAACGAGGATACCGACAGCGACGGCTACACGAACCTTGAAGAATTCCTGAATGGACAGTGACTTCCACTCAAACGGACAATCACAAAAATTAGAAAGGCGGTTGCGAACCGATCAAAGTCTGGGACGGCGCGGCGACTGCGACGGAAACTGAACCGCCGGCGGGCAAATCCAAAGTGTTGGAAGATAATCTGGCGACGGCGTGAATTATGGCGCTCGCAGCCGATAATACTTCCCCGATTCGCTGGCGGCGTTGGTCACGACGTTGTTCGTGCCGCTGACCGAGGGCGCGGGAGTTACAGTGCTCCAGACGTTCGTGGTGAGGTTGGTGTTGGCCTCCAGCGTGAAGCCAGTGAAGTTCGTGGCCCACGAGAGCACGACATCCGTGTTCGCGCTGCGTTGAATGTTCAAGAGCGGCTGCGGCGGCGGCAGAGTGAGAAACACATTCCGCACGGATTCCGTGATGCTCTCCGAGCCGTTGTGTCGGCCGCTGCGATAATAACCGCGCGCGCGAATGTAGAGGTTCTGTCCGATTGAAAGGTTCAAACCGGTCAGCGTCCAGTTGTTGCCTGTCGCCGTGCCGTTGCCGAGGAAATTGTAATTCACGCCGTCGGCTGAATCCTCAAAGGTCACGCGTGTGAATTGCGGGCTTGACCCGCCGAGTATCCAGGTAACAGTGGTTTGCGTCACGGCGAGATTATGTCGCGCGCTGGTGTCGTTGCTCAAACGGGCGAAGAAATTGCGCGTCTGTCCGCCAATGGTCGTGAAACCGCCACCCGCCAAGATTTTTCCGTCCGCCTGCACCGCGATTGAAAGGACAGCACCGCTCGCTTCCGGGATGAACGAATCCGCCAAGCCGGTCGCGGGATCGAGCCGGGCGATGTTGTTGCGCGTCGCTCCGCCAATGGTCGTGAAAACGCCGCCCACCAAAATTTTTCCGTCCGCCTGCACCGCGATTGATTGGATTGAACCGTTCGCGCTCGGGTTGAACGAATCCGCCGCTCCGGTGATGGCATCGAGCCGGGCGATGTATGTGCGCGCCTGTCCGCCGATGCTCGTGAAAAAGCCGCCCGCTAAGATTTTTCCGTCCGCCTGCACCGCGATGGAATCGACCCCGCCATCCGCGTTCGCGTTCGGGTTAAACGAATCAGCCGCTCCGGTGATGGCATCGAGCCGGGCGATGTTGGTGCGCGCCTGTCCGCCGATGCTGGAGAAAAGGCCGCCCACTAAAATTTTGCCGTCCGACTGTATCGCAATGGCACCGACAGCCGAGGTGCCGGTCGGGTTCGGGTTGAACGAATCAGCCACGCCGGTGACGGCATCAAGCCGGGCGATGCCGGTGCGCAGCTCTCCGCCGATAGTGAAGAAACCGCCACCAACTAAAATCCTGCCGTCCGCCTGCACCGCGATTGCACCGACAAAACTGTTCGCGTTAGGGTCGAAGACGCTGTCGAGCGTGCCGTCGGGGTTCAGTCGGGCAATGTGGTTGCGCGTGACGGACACCCCCCCATTCGGCGCGAGCGACGTAAAGTCGCCTCCGATGAGAACTTTGCCATCTGCCTGCACCGCAATTGCAGTAACCGAATTGTTCACGTTCGGGTTGAAGGCGAAGTCGAGCGTGCCATCCGTGTTCAATCGGGCAATGTTGGTGCGCGCCGCACTCAAAACGGTTGTAAAAGAACCGCCGATAAGAATTTTCCCGTCCGGCTGGACGGCAGTGGCGGAAACAGCAAAGCTGCCGACGATGTTGAGATTGAGCGTCCGGTCAAGCAGGCCGCCGGTTTCCAGTCGGGCGATGTTGTTGCGTGCCACCGCCGCTCCGCCGTTCGGCGCAAGCGTGGTGAAAGCGCCGCCCACTAAGATTTTCCCGTCCGCCTGCAACGCGAGTGAAAAGACCAGATCATTCGCGCCCGGGTTGAATGCGGTGTCCAGCGTGCCGTTCGGATTGAGCCGGGCGATGCGGTTGCGCGTCTGTCCACCGATGGTCGTGAAAAAGCCGCCCGCTAAAATCTTGCCGTCTGCCTGCACCACGATGGACTCGACCGTATCGCTCGCGTTCGGGTTGAACGAATCCGCCACGCCGGTGGTGGCATCAAGCCGGGCAATGAAATTGCGCGGCTGCCCGCCGATGCTGTTCGCGCCGCTGAAAACGCCGCCCACCAAAATCTTGCCGTCCGCCTGCAACGCGATGGCAAAGATATTACTGTTCGCGTTCGGGTCGAACGTCAGGTCAACCGCTCCGGTGGCATCGAGTCGGGCGATGCGATTGCGCGTCTGTCCACCGATCCTGGTGAAAGCGCCGCCCACTAAAATCATTCCGTCCGCCTGCACCACGATCACAGTCACCTGATTGTTCGCGCTCGGGTTGAACGTCAGGTCCACCGCTCCGGTGGCATCGAGCCGGGCGATGTTGGTGCGCGCCTGTCCGCCGACGCTGGTGAAAAGGCCGCCCACTAAAATCATTCCGTCCGACTGTATTGCGATGGCACCGACAAAAATGTTCGCGCCCGGGTTGAACGTCAAGTCAGCCAAGCCGGTGGTGGCATCGAGCCGGGCGATGTTGGTGCGCGTCTGTCCGCCAACGCTGGTGAAAATGCCGCCCACTACAATCTTGCCGTCCGCCTGCACCGCGATCGCAGTGACCTGATTGTTCGCATTTGGATTGAAGGCGCTGTCGAGCGTGCCGTCGGGGTTCAACCGGGCAATGCGGTTGCGCGTGACGGATACTCCGCCGTTGGGCGAGAGTGAGGTAAAATTGCCGCCGATAAGAATCTTGCCGTCCGGTTGGACGACGACGACTTGAACCGTGCCGTTGGCGTGCGGATCGAAGCCGTCGAGCGCGGATTGCCCGCGCACCGCCGCCGCACCGCCCGCCAGCAGCACGGCCACGGAAAACAGCAGGAGCGCAGCTTTCCTAGTGAGGGAAGATGTATGCTTCATAGTTCACTGGGCCGTGGTTCACCGAGTTGCAACCAGGGTCGCCAGAATTCAAGGCTCACGGCCAACGAACCAGAAATGGTGGAGACAAGAATA
This DNA window, taken from Verrucomicrobiota bacterium, encodes the following:
- a CDS encoding response regulator; translation: MMKSEFVFALENAAWPAFLVDEAGTIRRVNQAAVKAFGAVLEGEFALLSAIWSPANEGTAEQFLARWERSPSATVSLKFSSKGGITTGYLTHICSATWGQQKHFVFQLLAETDAGPGLQAAALETKVLNLEASVAHKQKLDCALQLARTVALDFNNALTSILGHTSLVLSRMPPNDPWRASLMEVEKSAAKAAEIASDLGTFSRQEKDTRGQTAGNLNLLLQPNVELFQSSNKGKINWSLQLERKLFTVKFDEAKMQQAFVKILENAVQALGPANGRISIQTRNLELRQPTQDRNVHLAAGNYVCVEIADNGCGIEPEVLPRIFEPFFTTKPGGTHRGLGLAWVYGIVTNHGGGVAVSSHPGTGTSVRVYLPAEKKVVKDNGVSTADLHGTQTILMVDDEDLLLTMGQTILSAFGYRVLTANSGAKALEILSQNETHIDLIITDLVMPNMSGRDLIEHVRQLAPELRIIRSSGYVWPMGKEDDADYLQKPFTSQELLLKVKQVLTPQETT
- a CDS encoding LysR family transcriptional regulator, with product MQIESLKVFCDLAETESFTKAAQINDITQSAVSQQISSLERQFKSLLIERSKKKFRLTREGHVLYEFSKQIIQTYDSLHSRLQEIKDIISGTIRVATIYSIGLHDLPPYIKRFLKRYPTVNVHVEYRRANQVYEDVLGNVVDLGLVAYPAREIKLETVALRKDPLVLICHPQHAFAKAKTIKLKAIAGQKFIGFEPDIPTRKALDKILKDHEVQVDHVMEFDNIETVKRAVEIDAGISIVPQGTILQEVSKQTLAQVQFEDAEFYRPLAAIYKKNKVLSPAMKQFLAILKEA
- a CDS encoding aminopeptidase; this encodes MTDPRYSKLAKLLVNYSTALTKGDRVLLDMIDVPDEFSIELMRAARAAGATPLIEIRHTRITREIQHDTNARHAALVRDVELFRMKKVQAYIAIRGSANASENADVPGDRMALYSKILRPVLNYRVNKTRWCVLRWPTPSMAQGAGMSTEAFENLYFDVCTMNYRKMARAMVPLERRMKRADRVRLKSPGTDLTFSIKGIGAKMCKGDRNIPDGEVFSCPVKNSVNGVIHFNAPTIYSGTKFENVRLEFKEGKIIKATGNHTKRLNEILDTDAGARYVGEFSLGFNPYILNPMCDILFDEKIAGSLHFTPGQAYEECDNGNRSAVHWDMVLIQRPDWGGGEVWFDGEVIRKNGMFVPRDLKPLNPTNLK
- a CDS encoding right-handed parallel beta-helix repeat-containing protein, whose amino-acid sequence is MKITRKDFLLRSGAAALPLSLAGAGAALAAEPTQPSPTQSGQPHFNVRQFGAIGDGKAKDTNAIQSAIDAAGKNGGVVYLPPGKYLSGTVRLKSHVSVFIDAGATLISSPDKDDFDPYEKLDFKSFSDDETTDFHYALLRGQDVEHVGVFGPGTIEGNRTKRGGPKPIALKNCRHIAVRDITLQNSPNYNISLLGCDHVNIEGVTILNGYCDGIDPDCCHHVRIANCYVESWDDAIVPKASFALGYRRSTENVAVTNCVLTTACNAFKLGTESSGDFKNISVGNCTMYGRPDLWKRNPTSGVSIEMVDGASIDRVVVSNIAMADIRAPIFIRQGARGRAQKVPKPEVLQNVSISDVVATGAQLTSSISGIPGYPVHKITLKNIHISARGSAAADLADRVVPEQENGYPDAGRFGELPAYGLYCRHVETLMLDNISLHLEQTDGRPALIAEDVAELDLRSITADPPSSTQPALWLRDVRSAFLQGSRARAGTRTFVKLSGEKTARIRAIGNDFGEAEKEFLLAKEVSEKEFRQEGNLSAGR
- a CDS encoding pectate lyase; translated protein: MPKLLPLLTRTIFLMGLTTAVGKDLPAFPGAEGFGANTPGGRGGKALFVSNLNDAGLGSLRAACETKGPRTIVFRVGGIIDLKSTIKVTEPFLTLTGQTAPGDGVCLRGHSLIVATHDVVIRYLRSRPGDISGKETDALGATHGAANVIFDHCSASWAVDENLSMNGTNHNVTLQWSIVSEALYHSVHHKGAHSMGSLMSGFAGVSLHHNIYAHNNSRNTRLGGRDTNFPPTIDFRNNVLYDWGEICTGMVGDTINVNYAANYIKAGPSSKVSKPILIVHTNANAQFFLSDNVVVGRPNFTRDNRTMFSRTELDGRRLITVVSKPFDAPPIKMSSAEKVYETILANAGAILPKRDAVDSRVVEEIRRGTGHIIDSQWEVGGWPEYKSARPPLDTDRDGMPDEWEKRHGLNPNDPRDANDDANGDGYTNLEEFMNGTDPRSSRALK
- a CDS encoding ATP-binding protein, producing MIASKAELFAVLRQYNPWWAGARFPDLPTWKRAAFREITGWVNNPPAGRALLLSGARQVGKTTLFLQAIDEMLARGTPPTNILYATFDHPLLKLIGLDALIRLWREFEPAREGPEYLFLDEIQVAKDWQTWIKHQVDFEKRRRIAVTGSATPLVTEGQESGVGRWQTIRLATLSFYEYLQIRKLVTPVLPAVGSLLELFEWDKARFTRTGEEARPLVGVFHEYLLRGGFPQSALVESIPLAQKLLREDIVDKVLKRDMTALFGVRRILELEQVFLYLCLHDGGLLSLPELCSSLQLKRPTVGSFIDLLETTHLIHRLLPFGYGKQVLRARAKIYLADAAIGPSVLLKGKALLEDADGLGRAVETAFFKHVFTRYYARSVGFSYWRGKQDREVDFIADLDGRLVPFEVKYRSPQHTGLGELKGMVEFCANKKVERGYVITRELTDFQTIEVVRDGAQCRLLKIPAPLACYWLGRSELESNRRDDT
- a CDS encoding delta-60 repeat domain-containing protein — its product is MKHTSSLTRKAALLLFSVAVLLAGGAAAVRGQSALDGFDPHANGTVQVVVVQPDGKILIGGNFTSLSPNGGVSVTRNRIARLNPDGTLDSAFNPNANNQVTAIAVQADGKIVVGGIFTSVGGQTRTNIARLDATTGLADLTFNPGANIFVGAIAIQSDGMILVGGLFTSVGGQARTNIARLDATGAVDLTFNPSANNQVTVIVVQADGMILVGGAFTRIGGQTRNRIARLDATGAVDLTFDPNANSNIFAIALQADGKILVGGVFSGANSIGGQPRNFIARLDATTGVADSFNPNASDTVESIVVQADGKILAGGFFTTIGGQTRNRIARLNPNGTLDTAFNPGANDLVFSLALQADGKILVGGAFTTLAPNGGAAVARNNIARLETGGLLDRTLNLNIVGSFAVSATAVQPDGKILIGGSFTTVLSAARTNIARLNTDGTLDFAFNPNVNNSVTAIAVQADGKVLIGGDFTSLAPNGGVSVTRNHIARLNPDGTLDSVFDPNANSFVGAIAVQADGRILVGGGFFTIGGELRTGIARLDAVTGVADSFNPNPTGTSAVGAIAIQSDGKILVGGLFSSIGGQARTNIARLDAITGAADSFNPNANADGGVDSIAVQADGKILAGGFFTSIGGQARTYIARLDAITGAADSFNPSANGSIQSIAVQADGKILVGGVFTTIGGATRNNIARLDPATGLADSFIPEASGAVLSIAVQADGKILAGGGFTTIGGQTRNFFARLSNDTSARHNLAVTQTTVTWILGGSSPQFTRVTFEDSADGVNYNFLGNGTATGNNWTLTGLNLSIGQNLYIRARGYYRSGRHNGSESITESVRNVFLTLPPPQPLLNIQRSANTDVVLSWATNFTGFTLEANTNLTTNVWSTVTPAPSVSGTNNVVTNAASESGKYYRLRAP